Proteins encoded by one window of Phenylobacterium soli:
- a CDS encoding tetratricopeptide repeat protein produces the protein MRLTQDNILGEFMRAGELQQAGRWSEAAELWRAIAAAAPQSPEAHANLGAALLELGAFANSEAELTKAAGLAPEASWAHYHLARLFHLTHRPQPAEAEYRRALAVAPDDAKVRLGLGQLLLGLGRYPEGWPLYEARKDIPSQNAPRLDLPNEWRGETVAGKRLLIWPEQGFGDQIQFARFAPVLQAMGAEVTLVAPPELAAVFASLGVTVVEQAERLRLETPDHWTLPLSIPGRLGVTLETVPATPYLSAPADRRAKWAGYAPQGAVGVVWRGRPTHGNDAHRSLPSLAAFEPLADAGATLLDLTEPRGDFADTAAILDQLDLVVTVDTAIAHLAGAMGKLCWVLLPWFRTDWRWLEDRADSPWYPSLRLFRQPGPGAWDPVLQEVASAYRTKFGS, from the coding sequence ATGCGCCTGACGCAAGACAACATCCTTGGCGAGTTCATGCGCGCCGGCGAGCTGCAACAGGCCGGCCGCTGGAGCGAGGCCGCCGAGCTGTGGCGCGCCATCGCCGCCGCCGCGCCGCAGAGCCCCGAGGCGCACGCCAACCTCGGCGCGGCCCTGCTGGAGCTCGGCGCGTTCGCCAACTCGGAGGCCGAGCTGACCAAGGCCGCAGGCCTCGCGCCCGAAGCCTCCTGGGCGCACTACCACCTGGCCCGCCTGTTCCACCTTACCCATCGGCCGCAGCCGGCGGAGGCCGAATACCGCCGGGCGCTCGCGGTGGCGCCCGACGATGCGAAGGTTCGCCTGGGGCTTGGCCAGCTGCTCCTAGGGCTTGGCCGCTACCCCGAAGGCTGGCCGCTCTACGAGGCCCGCAAGGACATCCCGTCCCAGAACGCGCCCCGGCTCGACCTGCCAAACGAATGGCGAGGCGAGACGGTCGCCGGCAAACGCCTTCTGATCTGGCCCGAGCAGGGCTTCGGCGACCAGATCCAGTTCGCCCGCTTCGCGCCGGTCCTGCAGGCGATGGGCGCGGAGGTGACCCTCGTCGCCCCGCCCGAGCTCGCGGCCGTCTTCGCCAGCCTGGGCGTCACCGTCGTCGAGCAGGCCGAGCGCCTCAGGCTGGAGACGCCGGACCACTGGACCCTGCCGCTCTCGATCCCCGGTCGCCTGGGCGTGACCCTCGAGACCGTCCCGGCCACGCCCTACCTGTCCGCGCCCGCCGACCGCCGCGCCAAATGGGCCGGCTACGCGCCGCAGGGCGCCGTCGGCGTCGTCTGGCGCGGCCGGCCGACCCACGGCAACGACGCCCATCGCTCGCTGCCGTCCCTGGCCGCCTTCGAGCCCCTCGCCGACGCAGGCGCGACGCTCCTCGACCTCACCGAGCCCCGCGGCGACTTCGCCGACACCGCGGCGATCCTCGACCAGCTCGATCTCGTGGTCACCGTCGACACCGCAATCGCCCACCTGGCCGGCGCCATGGGCAAGCTCTGCTGGGTGCTGCTGCCCTGGTTCCGCACCGACTGGCGCTGGCTCGAGGACCGCGCCGACAGCCCCTGGTATCCAAGCCTGCGCCTCTTCCGCCAGCCGGGCCCAGGCGCCTGGGATCCGGTGCTTCAGGAGGTCGCTTCCGCCTACCGGACGAAATTCGGCAGTTGA
- a CDS encoding tetratricopeptide repeat protein: protein MTAEVNDLKALLATADVARRAGRLAEAERLYGEAVALSPEEPEPRHHLAGVLRMQGRLAEAEAEYRRVLALAPGAAASARVLAVTLLAQGRYEEGFQLLEARHVLDGMRKPALPFAEWRGEEVAGKRLLIWPEQGFGDQIQYARFAGVLKARGADVTLLCYPELVRLFEGALGVRALAASGAVEFPDPDFWVMQGSLAARLGCRTPEELPNAPYLRAVSPWPSLGEGFKMGIKPYGNPGHSNDRNRSLGAAEAERLKGLPARVIDLDPAATGAKDFADTAAILDQLDLVICVDTSVAHLAGAMGKPCWVLLPAVDTDWRWLLERSDSPWYPSIRLFRQQAGEDWRAVLDRVEAAFAAYVRSRQQGTSEPGQGLAS, encoded by the coding sequence GTGACAGCGGAAGTCAACGACCTCAAGGCCCTCCTGGCGACGGCCGATGTGGCGCGGCGGGCCGGCCGGCTCGCCGAGGCCGAGCGCCTCTATGGCGAGGCGGTCGCGCTTTCGCCTGAGGAGCCCGAGCCGCGGCACCATCTGGCCGGGGTCCTGCGGATGCAGGGGCGCCTGGCCGAGGCGGAGGCGGAGTACCGCCGCGTGCTGGCGCTGGCGCCCGGCGCGGCGGCGAGCGCGCGGGTACTGGCGGTGACCCTGCTCGCCCAGGGCCGCTATGAAGAGGGCTTCCAGCTGCTGGAGGCGCGGCACGTCCTCGACGGGATGCGCAAGCCCGCCCTGCCCTTCGCCGAATGGCGCGGCGAGGAGGTGGCCGGCAAGCGCCTGCTGATCTGGCCCGAACAGGGCTTCGGCGACCAGATCCAGTACGCCCGCTTCGCCGGGGTGCTGAAGGCGCGGGGGGCGGACGTGACCCTGCTCTGCTACCCTGAACTGGTGCGCCTGTTCGAAGGCGCGCTCGGCGTGCGGGCGCTGGCCGCCTCGGGCGCGGTGGAGTTCCCCGATCCCGACTTCTGGGTGATGCAGGGCTCGCTGGCCGCGCGGCTCGGCTGCCGCACGCCCGAGGAGCTCCCGAACGCGCCCTACCTGCGGGCGGTGAGCCCGTGGCCGTCTCTGGGCGAGGGCTTCAAGATGGGGATCAAGCCGTACGGCAACCCCGGGCATTCCAACGACCGCAACCGCTCCCTGGGGGCCGCCGAGGCCGAGCGGCTGAAGGGACTGCCGGCGCGGGTGATCGACCTCGACCCCGCGGCGACCGGCGCCAAGGACTTCGCCGACACGGCGGCGATCCTCGATCAGCTCGACCTCGTGATCTGCGTCGACACCTCGGTGGCGCACCTGGCCGGCGCCATGGGCAAGCCCTGCTGGGTGCTGCTGCCGGCGGTGGACACCGACTGGCGCTGGCTGCTCGAGCGCAGCGACTCGCCCTGGTACCCGTCGATCCGCCTCTTCCGGCAGCAGGCAGGCGAGGACTGGCGCGCGGTGCTGGACCGGGTGGAGGCGGCGTTCGCGGCCTACGTCAGGTCGCGCCAGCAGGGGACGTCCGAGCCCGGCCAGGGCCTCGCCTCGTAG
- a CDS encoding P1 family peptidase, which yields MERSEGGASPGARNLITDVPGLGVGQAEDARVRTGVTVILPQDRAVCAVDVRGGAPGTRETDALAPENLVEAVDAVVLSGGSVYGLASADGVVAWLGARGRGYGLVAGIPPSPVVPAAILFDMANGGDKAWGEAPPYRALGAAAVARAGADFQLGTAGAGYGAMAGSLKGGLGSASIVAADGFTVGAIVAVNSWGSVVAPGGRTFWAAPYEIGEEFGGLGAAGLRGPADHWGLAKGQASTRNTTIACVATDVALTPAQAKRLAVMAQDGLSRAIRPIHAPFDGDVVFALSTARQPCPEAKDLTLARLGALAADTLARAVARAAYEARPWPGSDVPCWRDLT from the coding sequence ATGGAACGATCCGAAGGGGGCGCGTCGCCCGGCGCCCGCAATCTGATCACCGATGTTCCCGGCCTGGGCGTGGGCCAGGCCGAGGACGCCCGCGTCCGCACCGGCGTCACCGTCATACTGCCGCAGGACCGCGCGGTCTGCGCGGTCGACGTCCGCGGCGGCGCGCCTGGCACGCGCGAGACCGACGCCCTTGCCCCCGAGAACCTGGTGGAGGCCGTGGACGCCGTCGTGCTCTCCGGCGGCTCTGTCTATGGCCTGGCCAGCGCGGACGGCGTCGTCGCCTGGCTCGGCGCGCGCGGCCGCGGCTACGGCCTGGTGGCCGGGATCCCGCCCTCGCCGGTTGTGCCGGCGGCGATCCTCTTCGACATGGCCAACGGCGGCGACAAGGCCTGGGGCGAGGCGCCGCCCTATCGTGCGCTCGGCGCGGCGGCGGTCGCCAGGGCCGGCGCCGATTTCCAGCTCGGCACGGCCGGCGCCGGCTACGGCGCCATGGCGGGATCGCTGAAGGGCGGCCTCGGCTCGGCCTCGATCGTCGCGGCGGATGGCTTCACGGTCGGGGCCATCGTGGCGGTCAATTCCTGGGGCTCGGTGGTCGCCCCCGGCGGCCGGACCTTCTGGGCCGCCCCCTACGAGATCGGCGAGGAGTTCGGCGGCCTCGGCGCCGCGGGCCTTCGCGGGCCCGCCGACCACTGGGGCCTCGCCAAGGGCCAGGCCTCGACGCGCAACACCACCATCGCCTGTGTCGCCACCGACGTGGCCCTGACGCCGGCCCAGGCCAAGCGGCTGGCGGTGATGGCCCAGGACGGGCTCTCGCGCGCCATCCGCCCGATCCACGCGCCCTTCGACGGCGACGTGGTCTTCGCCCTCTCCACCGCCCGCCAGCCCTGTCCGGAGGCGAAGGACCTGACGCTCGCCCGTCTCGGCGCGCTCGCCGCCGACACCCTGGCCCGCGCCGTCGCCCGCGCCGCCTACGAGGCGAGGCCCTGGCCGGGCTCGGACGTCCCCTGCTGGCGCGACCTGACGTAG
- the ggt gene encoding gamma-glutamyltransferase encodes MSSYRRLLPFALAGLLAACATSPAPQTPIAAAPAPTAASQEGLAPHAMVAAANPMAVEAGLKVLKAGGSAVDAAVAVQAVLGLVEPQSSGLGGGSFMVFYDAGTKKVTAYNGRETAPAGATPDMFLTPDGRPMDRGAAMTSGRSAGVPGAIAMLSLAQKEHGKLPWSQLFGEAERLADQGFPVPGRMAMSAASPYPQAKTPDAVAYFTKPDGTKVKQGDIMRNPAYAATVRKLAAEGPKALLEGPIAEQIVAKLHEGPVPGSMTLEDLKSYKPEESEALCRPYRVYVVCLPPAPSGGPAVLEALGILSHTDIGNHGPDDAQGWYLFTQASRLMYADRDRYIGDPDFVQVPTAGLLDPAYTAERAALIGPMAGPPPAPGKPKGAPNFGPDHTQEPGGTTHFVIVDADGNAVSMTTTVESIFGDGRMVGGFFLNNQLTDFSFSPTQADGTPAANAVAPRKRPRSAMSPAIVLDRQGRFVAAVGSPGGPAIVAYTLKALVGVIDWNLPMQQAISLPNVIASGSIYASEVDKMPPAVTEGLAAKGVKLTSGFGAEGSGLHGIMRTPKGLAGAADPRREGVARGF; translated from the coding sequence GTGTCCTCGTACCGCCGCCTCCTGCCGTTCGCCCTCGCCGGCCTGCTCGCCGCCTGCGCCACCTCGCCGGCGCCGCAGACCCCGATCGCCGCGGCGCCCGCCCCGACGGCTGCAAGTCAGGAGGGCCTCGCCCCCCACGCCATGGTCGCGGCGGCCAATCCGATGGCCGTGGAGGCCGGGCTGAAGGTGCTGAAGGCCGGCGGCTCGGCGGTGGACGCGGCGGTGGCCGTGCAGGCCGTGCTGGGCCTGGTGGAGCCGCAGAGCTCGGGCCTCGGCGGCGGCTCGTTCATGGTCTTCTACGACGCCGGAACGAAGAAGGTGACCGCCTACAACGGCCGTGAAACCGCGCCGGCCGGGGCGACCCCAGACATGTTCCTGACGCCCGACGGGCGCCCCATGGACCGCGGAGCCGCGATGACCTCCGGCCGCTCGGCCGGCGTGCCCGGCGCCATCGCCATGCTGTCCCTGGCCCAAAAGGAGCACGGCAAGCTGCCGTGGAGCCAACTGTTCGGCGAGGCCGAGCGGCTGGCCGATCAGGGCTTCCCGGTTCCCGGGCGGATGGCGATGTCGGCCGCCTCGCCCTACCCGCAGGCGAAGACGCCGGACGCGGTGGCCTACTTCACCAAGCCTGACGGGACCAAGGTGAAGCAGGGCGACATCATGCGAAACCCGGCCTACGCCGCGACCGTGCGCAAGCTGGCGGCCGAAGGGCCGAAAGCGCTGCTGGAGGGGCCGATCGCCGAACAGATCGTCGCCAAGCTGCACGAAGGGCCGGTTCCGGGGAGCATGACCCTCGAAGATCTGAAGTCCTATAAGCCGGAGGAGAGCGAGGCGCTCTGCCGTCCCTACCGGGTCTATGTGGTCTGTCTGCCGCCGGCGCCCTCGGGCGGGCCGGCGGTGCTCGAGGCGCTCGGCATCCTCTCGCACACCGACATCGGCAACCACGGGCCCGACGATGCGCAGGGCTGGTACCTGTTCACCCAGGCGAGCCGGCTGATGTACGCCGATCGCGACCGCTACATCGGCGACCCCGATTTCGTTCAGGTGCCGACCGCGGGCCTGCTCGACCCGGCCTACACCGCCGAGCGCGCCGCCCTGATCGGTCCGATGGCCGGTCCGCCGCCCGCGCCGGGCAAGCCGAAGGGCGCGCCGAACTTCGGCCCCGACCACACCCAGGAGCCCGGCGGCACGACCCACTTCGTCATCGTCGACGCCGACGGCAACGCGGTCTCCATGACCACCACGGTCGAGAGCATCTTCGGCGACGGGCGGATGGTCGGCGGCTTCTTCCTGAACAACCAGCTGACCGACTTCTCCTTCTCGCCCACCCAGGCCGACGGCACGCCGGCCGCCAACGCCGTGGCGCCGCGCAAGCGGCCGCGCTCGGCGATGAGCCCGGCCATCGTGCTCGACCGGCAAGGGCGGTTCGTGGCCGCCGTGGGCTCGCCCGGCGGACCCGCGATCGTCGCCTACACCCTGAAGGCCCTGGTCGGGGTGATCGACTGGAACCTGCCCATGCAGCAGGCCATCAGCCTGCCCAACGTGATCGCCTCCGGCTCGATCTACGCGAGCGAGGTGGACAAGATGCCGCCGGCCGTCACCGAGGGGCTCGCCGCCAAGGGCGTCAAGCTGACCTCCGGCTTCGGCGCCGAGGGCTCGGGCCTGCACGGCATCATGCGCACGCCCAAGGGGCTGGCCGGCGCGGCCGATCCCCGCCGCGAGGGCGTGGCGCGCGGCTTCTAG